From Cystobacter fuscus DSM 2262:
CCGTCGGCGGTGAGCTGGGCCGCGAGCTCCAGCCCGCCCAGCGCCTTGCGCACGTCCCCTCCGCTGCCCTCCACCAGGACGGAGAGCGCCTCGTCACTCGCGCTCAGACGCCGGGCGCCCAGCCCCCGCTTCTCCTCGGAGAGCGCCCGCAGGAGCGCGGTCCGGAGGTCCGCGGGGGTGAGTTCGCGCAGCAGGAAGACGCGGCAGCGGCTGACGAGCGCGGGCCTCACCTCGAAGCTGATGTTCTCCGTCGTCGCCCCGAGGAGGATGAGCAGACCGCTCTCCACATGGGGCAGGGCCTGTTCCTGGACGTTCTTGGCCCAGCGGTGGATCTCATCCACGAAGACGACGGTGCGCCGGTGGTACTGGTTGCGCAGGCGCTCGGCCTCGGCCACCACCTCGCGGATGCGGGGGATGCCATCGGAGACGGCCGAGAGGATGACGAACTCCGCGTCGACGCTGGCCGCCAGCATGCGCGCGAGCGTGGTCTTCCCCACGCCCGGAGGCCCACCGAAGAGGCAGGAGACGATGGACTTGCGCTCGATGAGCTGGCGCAGGGGCGCGCCAGGGCCGAGCAGGTGCGACTGCCCGATGAACTCCTCGGGGGTGCGCGGACGCATGCGCTCGGCCAGCGGCGCGAAGCGGTTCACATCGACGGAAGCGGCGAACAGGTCGGGACCAGCGGGCATCGGGAGGCGGCAGCCTAACAAACGAGCTACTCCGCCTGAAGAAGACACGGGCCTCCGGGGACTTTCTCCCCGGGGCCCATGGTGTTTTCACGTGCCGCGTCCGTGCTCCACGGAAGGTGTCGAAGAATTCGTTTCGGTGGTCCTCCGCGCGCCCCCGGTCACGGAGCTACGCGCGGGCGTGCGCCGCGGGAGAGAACGGGCTCACGTAGGGCGCCACGGCGAGTTCCGCCCAGGTGTCGTGGAGCCCATCGAGGTAGCGCACCGGGGCGCCTGAGAGCTCCGCGCCATCCAGGCAGTTGAGGTTCACCCCGTAGAACGCGCCGCCCAGCTCCGGGATGTTCCCGTGCCCGAAGACGCGGATGCCGCACACCCCGCAGAAGTGGGCATGGATGGCCTCATGGCGCGAGAAGTCACGCAGCACCTCCTGGCCGGCCACGAGGCGGAAGGACTCCGGCTTCACGTTCATGCCCCACCAGGCCGTCTTGGTGCAGATGGTGCAATTGCACCGGGTCGTTCCGGCGCTCGGATTGAAGTCGGCCTCGAAGCGCACGGCGCCACACTGGCAGCTGCCCCGGTATGTCCGGACACCGGTGGAAGGGGAGGAAGCGGTCGTCATGGTGGGACTCCTGGAAAGGGGGCGCGGCGCTTTCGGGCTCGCCCCGGTGACGAGGAGAAGCTAGGAAGCCTCGCGGACAGATTCGGTCCGCGATTCGAGGAGCCGTCCCATGGTCCAGACCTCCGCCCGGCTGCTCAAGGTGCTGTCACTGTTGCAGTCCCGGCGCTTCTGGGCGGGCGGAGCGCTGGCGAGCGAGCTGGGCGTCACCGAGCGCAGCGTGCGCCGGGACGTGGAGCGGTTGCGGACGCTGGGCTACCCGGTGCACGCGACGGCGGGCGTGGGCGGTGGCTACCAGCTCGGTGCCGGGAAGGAATTGCCTCCACTGCCGCTCGAGGACGACGAGGCCGTGGCCGTGGCGGTGGGCCTGCGTGCCGCGGCGGCCGGTCCGGTGACGGGCCTGGAGGATGCGGCGGTGCGGGCGCTCGGGAAGCTGGAGCAGGTGCTGCCCAAGCGGCTGCGGCGCCGGGTGAATGCCCTGCAAGCCGTGAGCGTGCGGCTCGGGGACGCGGGGCCCACGGTGGATGCCGAGGCCCTGGCGGTGATCGCGAACGCCTGCCGGGATGGGGAGTCGCTGCGCTTCGACTACGCGGGCCGCGAGGGCGCGGTGAGCGCGCGGTGCGTGGAGCCCTACCGCCTCGTGCACACCCGCTCCCGCTGGTACCTGCTGGCGTACGACCTCGAGCGGGAGGGGTGGCGCACGTTCCGCGTGGACCGCATCGGCCCGGGCCCGAGGACGGGACGCGCCTTCAAACCCCGGCCCCTGCCGTCCGAGGACGTGGCCGCCTACGTGTCGCAAGCCGTCTCGACGGAGGTCTACCGCTTCCGCGCGCGGGTGACGGTGCATGCCTCGGCGCGGACGGTCTCCGAGCGCCTGTCCGGCGTCGCCGCCCGCGTGGAGGAACGGGAGGGGGAGCGGTGCCTCGTGCACACGGGCGCGGACAGCCTCGAGGCGCTCGCGTTCCACCTGGGTTTCATGGGTTTCGACTTCGAGGTGCACGAGCCACCGGAGCTCATCGAGCACCTGCGCCGCATGTCCGAGCGCCTCGCCCGGGCCGCTCGGGGAACACCGGGATGACGAGCGCGCCAACGCTGAACGACGCCATCGCCAGCGCCTTCGAGGAGCTGAACGGGCGCGGCATCGTCGCGATGGATACACGATGTCCGAGGGCTGGTTCGAGGTGGATGACCCAGCCCTCCGCCTGGACGGTCCGCGGGTGACTCGCGAGGCCCCGAGCGCTCTCAGTTGGAGCAGAGCACCACCGACGCGTAGTCCGTGAGCCAGCTCCGGCGATGCGCCACCCCGATGATGTATTGGTTGTCGGCGCACTGCCCCTTGTGCTTGCCCGCGCTCCAGTCGCCTCCCGAGTTCGATGCGCGCTGGTCTCCTCCCCAGAAGTCCTTCGCCGATCTGTTGTTGAGAGGGATTCCACCGGTGTTCTGCTCGCAGAGCAGGCCCGCCAGCTCGATCGTGAACGGGTTCGCCGTGGAGATGCCCACCGCGTAGGAGCCCGTGGGGCACTCGAACTTGATGCTCTGGCTGGCCCAGTCACCCGGGTAGCGCAGCGGTGAGACCTCCTGGGTGACCGTGTGGTAGCTCCCCGTGCCCTGCTGCGCGGGAACGGCTCCCGCGTTGGTGCAGAGGATGGAGAAGTTCTCGCTCACCCCCACCAGGCGGTAGCCCCGCGGACAGCTGAGCTTCGCCTTGCCCGAGTGCCAGTCGAAATCCAGCGAGTTGTTGTCCACGTAGTAGGTGGAGTCGCCGTCCTTCACGAGGACGGCCATCGCCAGGAAGCGCGTCGCATCCACGGCGCCTGTCCGCCCGTCCGCCCCGAGCAGTCGGCCCAAGGGGCCCGTCCCGAGCCGCCAGTCACCGCCGCGCACGCCATTCCAGTCCGGATAGCTCCACAGGCCGTAGGTCTCTTCCTCCCCCTGCACCGAGTTCTGGATCTTCGCCGCGTTGATGGCCCAGTAGGCCCAGTCGACGTCCTTGTCGATCAGGTAGTCCGCGAGGTGGTTGAACCACGCCCGGGAGTTGGCCGCCTGCTCGTTGTAGCCGACGCCGAACTCGCTCATCCAGACCGGCGCGGTGTACGCCTGATTCGCCTCGAGCACGAAGCCCCACTCCTGATCCAACGTGCCGTGGAGTGTTGCCTTGTCCATGTCGCTGTACTTCGGGCCGCTGCCCAGCGAGCCTCCCGACTGATTGGGCCCGGTGTAGCCATAGTTGTGCACGGCGTAGACGAGCTTGTCTCCGCGCAACAGGGCGACGGGCCGCTGCCTCATGGGCTTGAGCTGCGGGCGCGCTCCGTCCAGGAGTCCCCACCAGTTGACCGCCTCGACGACGATGAGCAGGTCCGGGTTCGTGCGCAGCAGCAGGTTGCCCATCGTCTGGGCCGCCATGTGCCAGTCATGCTGGTTGCGCATCCCCCAGTTGGGGCTGTCCAGTCCGTCCGGACGCACCTCGTTGCGCAGGTCGGCCCCGGCCACCCACTTGTTGCCCTGGTAGCGCGTCGCCAGCATCACCCAGTCGTCCTGCCACCGCTGCAGGGCCTGGCTGCTGTCCCAGAAGCCATTGCCATCCCAGCCGCAGCACCACATGGACTTCGTCGTGTGGTTGTTCAGGATGACCACCAGTCCCTGCCGCGTCAGCTCCGCCACGACGGCGTCGTAGACCTCGAGCGCCGTCTTGTTCAGCAGCTCCGGGTTCTTCGTGGTGTCGATACACGTGACGCCGTGCTTCTCCAGACACCGCTGCGCCGCGGGCTTGTTGTCATCCGGGTGCAGCATGTTGTTGGAGAACGGCAGCCGGACGGAGTTGAAGCCCAGCGCCTTCATTCCCGTGACGAGGTCCGACAGCTTCTGCTTGTCCAGGCCTCCCACCACCTCGAGCTGATCACTCGCGCCGAACCAGTTGAAGGACTTCAGCTTGAAGCGCTCTCCGCAGCGGTCGACGATGTACCGGCCCCGGGTGCTCAGCGGAACGCGCGGGCTGCACTGCGCCGCGGCCAGCCCGGCACCCTCGGGGCTTTCGCGGTGGCCTGACTCGGCGCCGGCCATTCCGGTCCGGGCCAGGGCGGCTGTGCCGGACAGGTGGAGTACCGCCAACATCAACAGCAGAGGACTGTTCTTCATCGGGTACGGCTCCTGGTGTGAGGAGAGCCTGGGACTGAACTCCCGAATACCCGGATAGTCCAGCCAGAACGTCTGGGCTGGGACGAATGGTGTACCAGACCCAGCGGTGGTGATTCGCATCGCGCTGGGCCTTGTCGCGGGTCCGCACCTCGCACTGGCGATGGGCACCCTGGCGCAGGTGGTAGGTTTCGGCGACAGTTCATTCATGTCGCTCACGGCCCCACCACACGAACACGCTCCACTCCTTGTTCGCGACGCTGCTGGCGACGAGGCGCTCCCGCGACGCTTCCGCTCGACCGCGAACGTCCCGGCCGGTATCGAGGAAGCAGGCTGGTACGCACTCCGTGCGTCTGGCAGCGCGCAAATGGGAGGCGCCGCGCTGCGAGCGCTCGCCGCCAACACCCCTGGCCCACTCGTCGTCGTGGACCTCCGCGAGGAGTCACACGGGTTCCTCGGCGACCTGCCCGTGTCGTGGTACGCGCCACGCAATGTCGGCAATCGAGGCCGCACGCGGGAGGCCACGCTGGCCGAGGAACTGCGCCTGCTGGACTCGCTGCGGCGCCACGAATCACTCGCCTTCGACGGCCAGGGCAAGGATCGCGGCCCGCCCGAGCCGGTGCGTCCCATCGCCGCGTTCGGCACCGTGTGCACCGAGGAGTCCATCTGCACCGAGGCCGGCGCCGGCTATGCCCGGCTGCTCGTCACGGACCACCACGGCCCGGATGCCGGAGAGCTCGATCGCTTCGTCGCGTTTCTCGAGCGCCTGCCCGACGGCGCCTGGGTTCATTATCACTGCCGCGGCGGGCGCGGACGCACCTCGACCTTCCTGCTGCTCCACGATCTGCTGCGCAACGCGCACCGCCTGCCCTTTTCCGTGATCGCCCACCGGCAGCGTGTGCTGTCCGACGGCTATGACCTCCTGGCCCATGGCGAGCCGGCCGATTGGAAGACACCGCTGCGGCGGGCACGAGCCGAGATCGTGCCCGCCTTCGCCGAATTCGCCCGGGAGCGCGCCGTCGGCGGAAGCCAGCGATTCACCGAGTGGCTGGGGGCGCGGCAGGAGATGCGTTAAGGGAGGGCACTTCAGAGCTGGGATGCTAGTGTCGCCCCAACGCCCTGTCCCAGGCAGCCAACTGCATGGTCACCGTGTATTTCCATGCGCTGGAGACATCCTCGAAGTCCTCTGGGCGGAGTGCGCCGAGGCGCTCGCGAAGGAAGCCCGGGTCGCTGAGTTCCTCTCGGTGCTTGAATTCGGTGTCCACCTTGACCAATGCAGGAATCACCCGGATCAAGGCCTCCATGCAATCCTGTCGGGTCGCACGAGACATGTGCTCCACTGTCCGTGCCAACTGCTCGTGCACCGAGACAGGGCCTCCAGGGCACCACGCCTCCAGCGTCATGCCGTAGATGTCCTCCACCAACTCCTCCAGCGTGTACTCGCGATCAAACCAGAATGCGTAGCGCGGGCCTTGGAGGACGTCCCAGAAGCGCAGCAGCGCGGCGAGCCGCCTCGCCATGCGCTGTGCGCTGCGCGGCGGGGGAGGAGATACTGCATGGTGGAGTGCCCCCCACGGGGTGCTCAAGCTGAAGGACTCGAAGGCTTCCTCCATTCGCTGACGCTCCTCTTTCGGGACGCCGTCATTCAAGTACATGAAGACCTCGTCGAACAGGTGCACCCGCCAGCGGGGCTGGGGGATGATGTCGAACTCGGCCCCCGAATGCATGAGCAGCACCTCGCCGGGCGGCACCTGGAGCATCCGCCGGGGATGGGTAAAGGCTCCCGTCTTGAGGTACTCCCGGGCCCACCTGCGGCCCTCGGTTCTCACCGCGCGGAGGATGGCGCCGGTAGGACCGTGGAGCATCGCTGGAAACTCAAGCACCGGCATCTGTGACAGGGTCATGGCTTTAGCCCTAACTTGAACGCTCGCGCATCGGGGGAGGTGCGCGGGCGGTGGCTCAGGACTCCTCGTCCGGGCCCGAGTCGCCGGGCTCGGTGTCGCCCAGGGGCATGCGCAGGGCGCGGGCTTTCTTCGCGCGCTTGCGGCTGAGCTCCACGCCCACCGCGTCCAGCCCCAGGTCATTGGCCACGGCGAGCACCGTGCCATGGCCACAGAAGGGGTCCACGATGCGGCGCGTGGAGGTGTTCTCCAGCACGTAACGGCAGGCGGCGAGGCACGCCTCCACGCCCATGCCGCGCGTCCACGTCACCTCACCCGCCTGGGGGAGCACGTCGGGGGTGGAGCGCGAGAGGTCGGCGCGCACGTCGCGCGAGAAGCACAACAGGTGCGAGTACGCGGGGCGTCCGAAGGTCGTCTGCCCCGCGGGGGCGCGGCACACCACCTTGTGCCAGAGCAGGGCGTGTCCCTGTTGCTCGGCGGCCTTCTGCACCAGGTAGCCCTTGTCCACCCACGTCCCGTCCTTCTTGATGTCCGTCTGGTAGAAGATGGTGACGCCCTCGTCCGGGCAGCGCGAGAGCACGAGCGCCGCGGTGCGCACGAACCAGTCCTTCCACTCGGCGAGGGTGAGGGTGGGGAACTCGGACACGTCGGGCATGGAGGTGATGAGCGAGCACCCCTCGAGCACCCCCTGCGCCTCCAGCCACGCGAGCGCATCCGCGCAGTGCACCGTGCGCTCGCCTTGGGGAGCCTCCCGCTCCGCTCGCCGTTCGTCCGAGGTCATGCGCTCAGCGCCGCTTCACGTTGAAGGGGCCGAAGCCCTGGTCGGCGGGCATGACCTCGATGACGTTGATGTTCACGCGCGGGGGGCGGGTGACGCACCACAGCACCACGTCGGCGATGTCCGCGGCGGTGAGCGGCTCCATGCCCTCGTACACCTTGCCCGCGCGCTCGGCGTCGCCCTTGAAGCGCACCAGCGAGAACTCCGTCTCCACCATGCCGGGCTGCACGTCCGTCACCCGCACGCGTGTGCCCGCCAGGTCCGCCTTCAGGTTCTGGGAGAACTGGTGCACGAACGCCTTGGTGGCCCCGTACACGTTGCCGCCCGGGTAGGGGTAGGTGGCCGCCACCGAGCCCAGGTTCACCACGTGCCCCCGGTTGCGCCGCACCATGCCCGGCAGGAGCGCGCGCGTCACGTACACCAGCCCCTTGCAGTTGGTGTCGATCATCGCCTCCCAGTCATCCATGGACGCCTCGTGCGCGGGCGACTGCCCCAGCGCCAGCCCCGCGTTGTTGACGAGCACGTCCACGTCGGCGAACTCCGGCGGCAGGGAGGCGAGCGAGGAGTCGACCTCTTCGCGCGAACCGACGTCCAATACGAGACAGTGGGATGGGGTAGGGAGGCGTGCGGCGAGGGAATGCAACCGCTCCTCGCGGCGTCCCACTAGGATGAGCCGCGCGCCTTCCTGGGAGAGCGAGAGGGCGCAGGCTTCACCAATGCCCGAAGTGGCCCCGGTCACCAGGGCTGTCCATCCTTGAAGCGTGTTCATGGTCGCCGATCCTACCGGCGCGGGGGAGGAGTGCACGTGTCTCATGACACCCGGAGTCTGATTCCCGTGGGTTCTCGCGTTAACATGGGCGTCATGACGCCCGCTCGTGCTCTCAACGCGATCCACCTGCGCCAGGGCCATCCGGACTTCCTGGATCTGCCCTGGCACCTACCGCTGGAGGCCTGGAACCGCGAGGTGTGTCCGCGCCTGGTCGAGGTGCCGCGCGGTCTGTCGCGGCACACGGTCGTCTTCGTGAGCTACGGGGCGGAGATCTACGCGCTCAAGGAGCTGCCCATGCCCATCGGCCAGCGCGAGTACGACGTGCTGCGCGGCCTGGAGGATCGGCGGCTGCCCTCGGTCACCCCCGTGGGGCACGCGCGCGTGCGCGCCCCGGATCAGCCCGGCAACGAGGTGGCCATCCTCTTCACCCAGTACCTGAGCTCGTCGCTGCCCTACCGCGTGCTCTTCATGAACAAGGGCCTGGAGCGCTACCGCGAGCGGCTCCTCGACGCCATGGCCAGCCTGCTCGTGCGCCTGCACCTGGGTGGCTTCTTCTGGGGCGACTGCTCCCTGTCCAACGTGCTCTTCCGCCGCGACGCGGGCGAGCTGCAGGCGTACGCGGTGGACGCCGAGACGTCCGAGCTGCACGCGAAGCTGTCCGACGGCCAGCGCGAGCTGGACCTGATGATCATGGAGGAGAACGTCACCGGGGGCCTGGCGGACCTGGCGGCCATGGAGGAGGTGGAGCTGCCCGCGGTGCTCGACGTGTACGAGACGGCCCCGAGCATCCGCCAGCGCTACGAGCGGCTGTGGACGGAGATCAACAAGGAGATCCCCATCTCGCGCAGCGAGAGCTACCGCATCCACGAGCGCATCCGGGCGCTCAATGACCTGGGCTTCTCGGTGGGCGAGGTGGACCTGGTGGCCAGCGGCGACGGCAGCCAGCTGCGCATGCGCACCATCGTCACGGACCGCGAGTACCATCGCCACCAGCTGCACAACCTCACGGGCCTGGTGGCCGAGGAGCGCCAGGCGGCGATGCTGCTCAACGAGGTGCGCGAGCTGAAGGCCACGCTCACGCGCGAGCTCAACCGGAGCGTGCCCCTGAGCGTGGCGGCGTTCCGCTGGCTCGACGAGCGCTTCCGGCCCACCATCAACAAGTTCCAGAAGGACCTGGGCGCGGCGGCGGACGAGGCCGAGCTGTACTGCCAGGTGCTCGAGCACAAGTGGTTCCTGTCGGAGAAGGCCAAGCGGGACGTGGGCCTGGACGCCGCCATCAAGGCGTACGTGGCGCTGCGCCGTGAGCAGCCCGCCCCCGCGCTCCTGCGCTCGGAGAGCGCCCCCCTGGCGGCCCTCGTGGAGTCCACCCGGCGGCTTCCGTCCGCGTAGCGCGCGGGCCCGGGCGGCGGCTCAACCGGGCTCGCCGCCCCGCTGGAGTCGCTCCTGGAGCCGCTCCTGGAGCCGCTCCACGTCCGCCTCGGTGTCCACGTCCAGGCCTCCGCCCTCGAGCGTCACCGGCTCCACCCGGCGTCCCCGGAACACGGCGCGCGCCCCCTGGTCCCCCTCGAGCGCGAGCAGCTCCGGGAGCAGGGCCGGGGAGAACAGGGCGGGCACCCCCACGACGCCCTCGTAGGCCGACGCGACGATGGGCGCCCCCGTGTCGCGCCAGGTGTGGGCCAGGGCGCGCAGGTGCTCGGCCGTGAGCAACGGCTGATCGCACGTGAGCACCAGCACCGCCGTGTCGACGCCCTCGAGCCCCTGGCGGATGGAGCTGGCGATTCCCTCCTCGGCGCGCGGGTTGTGGACGCAGGTGACGGGCAGGGAGGTCACGGCCCGGGAGACCTCCTCCGCGCGCGCCCCCGTCACCACCCGCACCGGGCCCAGCCCCGACTCCACCGCGAGCCTCGCCGCCCGGTGCACGAGCGTCTCCCCCCGCCACTCGACGAGCTGCTTGGGCCGGCCGAGCCGCGAGGAGGCCCCCGCCGCGAGCACCACCACCGTCACCGCTTCCATGCGCGCACCCTTTCTTCACTCGGCGCTGGGGGATTTCCCTGGGAGTGAAGCGTGAATGAGATTGGCGTCGAAAACACCGGGCAACTAGGTATGACCCCCGTATTTCATGCCACGGCCCGGCGTGTGCGACACTGGCCGCTGGAGCTACGAGGAGGCACGACGCCCCATGCGAGAGTTGAGCGAGGTCCTCACCGCGTACAGGGCGGCCCGGGCGAGCGGAGAGCCGCTGCTGCTCGCCACGCTCGTGCGGGTGGAGGGCTCGACGTACCGGCGGCCCGGTGCGCGGATGTTGATGACGGGCGAGCGTCAGCTCGCGGGCGGCATCAGCGGTGGGTGCCTGGAGTCCGACGTGCTGCGCAAGGCGCTCTGGCGCACCGAGCAGGGCGAGGCGGTCGTCATCCAGTACGACTCGCGCGCGGATGACGAGTTCGCCTTCACCATGGGTCTGGGCTGCAACGGGCTCGTCGAGCTGCTCCTGGAGCGGTTGGAGGGCTCCCGGCCCCACGTGTTGGACTTCCTGGAGCGCAGCCAGGCCGAGCGGGTGACGGCGGCGATCGCCACCGTGGTCGTCTCGGGCACGGGGCGCGAGCGGGTGGGGGCGCGGGTGATGCGTGACGCGCTCGGGCGTACGGACTCGAGCGTCCAGGACGAGGCCCTGCGCGCGCTGTTGATGGAGGACCTGGCGCAGGCGCTCGCGAGCGGCCACTCGGGTTACCAGCGCCGGGAGACGGACACGTGCGTGGTGGAGGTGGCCATCGAGGTGGTGGCTCCGCCGGTGCCGCTGGTGCTCTTCGGCACGGGCTTCGACGTGCACCCGGTGGTGGAGCTGGCCAAGAACATTGGCTGGCACGTGACGGTGGTGGGTACGCGGCCCTCGGGCAACCTGAAGACGCGCTTTCCCCGGGCGGACGCGTGGGTGGGCGCCCGCGCCGGCATGACGCTGGACGCGCTGAACCTGGACGCGCGCACGCTCGCGGTGCTCATGACGCACAACTTCACCGAGGACGAGGAGCTGCTCTCGCGGCTGCTGCCCTCGCCCGTGCGCTACATCGGCGTGCTGGGTCCCCGGCGCCGCCTCGAGCGGCTGCTCACGACGCTGGAGGGGCAGGGCATACGGCCGACGCCCGCGCAGCTCGCGCGGCTGTACGGGCCGGTGGGGTTGGACATCGGGGCGGAGGGGGCGGACGAGATCGCCCTGTCGATCGTCTCGGAGCTGCAGTCCTTCGTCGCCGGACGCGAGGGCGGGGCGTTGCGCCAGCGCACGGTGCCCATCCATCCGGACCCGGAGCCCTTCGTCGCGCGGCCCCTGCCTCGCGCCGCGGAGAACATCGTCCAGGCCACGTGCGCCCTGGAGTCCTGATGCATCCGCCCAGGGGTGCCTGACCCTCCAGGTCATTCCGGCGGACATCACATTGGAAGTAGGGTGAACCCCACCTGGCGAGTCATGTCGCCAGATGGAGGTCACCCCATGTTCGGTTTCATCCCGTCCCGGCACCGGCGCGTCCCGCCCGGCACGGGGCAGCTGCTCTTCCGCGAGGAAGGCGTCGAGTACGAGCAGATCAAGTGTGTGGGCACGGGTCCCTACGGAGAGCTCATCTTCCTGGCCTGGCGGCACGCCGCGCACCACGGCTCCACCCCGGTGGTGGTGAAGAGCCTGGGGGGGTTGCAGCCCTGGAAGCCGCGCCGGCGCCTGGAGGCGGAAGCGCGGTTGCTGTCGGGGCTCGTGCATCCGGGGATCGCCCGCGTCCTCGGTTGCCACTCGCGTGGGACCCAGCACTTCACGGTGTCGGAGTTCATCGAGGGCCACTCCCTGACCAAGCTGCTCGGCTACGCGGCGATGCGGGGCAGGCCCCTGAGCGAGGAGTTCGCCCTGTATGTCTGCGCCCAGGTGGCCGGGGCCCTCCATGCCGCGCATTCCATGCGGGGTGGGGACTTCCCGCCCTGGGGCCTGGTTCATCGCAACGTGTGCCCGGACAACATCCGGGTGGACCGCGGCGGCCAGCCCAAGCTCACCCACTTCGACCTCGCCGGGTGTCCCCTGCCGGGACGCGAGACGCTCACGGGGCTGACGGATCCGCTCGGAGACCCCGACTATGCCGCGCCCGAGCGGCTGTGCCCGCGGCTGGTGCGCGCGAGGCCGGATGCACGGCTGGACCTGTTCTCCCTGGGGCTCGTGCTGCTGGAACTGCTCACCCACAAGCACCTCTACTACGTGGCGACCGTGGACCAGCGCGTGGCGCGGCTCCTCCTGCTGCTCCGGCTCGCCGTCCACCCCATGTCGCGAGAAGAGGCCCGGTCGGTGGATCAGCTGGCGATCCGGGCCGAGCTCTTCCGTCCCAGTGACGTGGAGTACGCCGCGCGGGACGTCTCGGAGCCGGTGAAGGCGGTTGTCCACACGTTGCTGCGCCAGGAGCCCGGGGATCGCTACGTGACGGCCGCTGAAGTGCAGGCGGAGCTGCTGCGCTGCCTGAAGGGCCGGACCCTCTGGTACGGCGCCTGGCGGGCCGCGCGGGAGGTCCGGCAACTGGAGCGCGAGGTGGCCCACCTGCCGCACGAGGCCCAGA
This genomic window contains:
- a CDS encoding serine/threonine protein kinase, whose amino-acid sequence is MFGFIPSRHRRVPPGTGQLLFREEGVEYEQIKCVGTGPYGELIFLAWRHAAHHGSTPVVVKSLGGLQPWKPRRRLEAEARLLSGLVHPGIARVLGCHSRGTQHFTVSEFIEGHSLTKLLGYAAMRGRPLSEEFALYVCAQVAGALHAAHSMRGGDFPPWGLVHRNVCPDNIRVDRGGQPKLTHFDLAGCPLPGRETLTGLTDPLGDPDYAAPERLCPRLVRARPDARLDLFSLGLVLLELLTHKHLYYVATVDQRVARLLLLLRLAVHPMSREEARSVDQLAIRAELFRPSDVEYAARDVSEPVKAVVHTLLRQEPGDRYVTAAEVQAELLRCLKGRTLWYGAWRAAREVRQLEREVAHLPHEAQTVGSYSARGGDSARSTTTR